The sequence below is a genomic window from Ignavibacteriales bacterium.
TCATAATTTTTCCTGATAGGTCCAAGCTCATGTCCAAATAAAAACAAAACCTGGTTCACTTTATCCATTTGAAGCGTCTTTTTCCCCTGTTCAAGTTCACGAATAAATCTTAATCCTACCCCGGCTCGTTCTGCAAGTTGAGTTTGTGTGAACTTTAGTTTTTTCCTTTTTTCTTTTACAAATTTTGAAAGTTGATTCATTTATATACCTGTACGGGTGTAATAATTATTTTCTTGCTCAAAAATATACCCGAATAGGTATAAATGCAAGTAATATTTTAATTTTATACCCAAGCGGGCCAAATTCATATT
It includes:
- a CDS encoding helix-turn-helix transcriptional regulator, whose product is MNQLSKFVKEKRKKLKFTQTQLAERAGVGLRFIRELEQGKKTLQMDKVNQVLFLFGHELGPIRKNYEGDE